The Nocardia sp. NBC_01503 sequence GATACCTGGCCGCAGCGTCGTATCCTGCAATTATGCATGCCGCTCAGATGGCCGAGGAATACCCGGTGATCGATTTGGACTCAGATGCGATGGATGCGGCGAGGTTGCTTGCCGAGCATCGACTGCCCGGGATTCTGGTCACCGACGCGAACGGGGCACCGCATTCGGTGCTGCCCGCCTCGCAGGTGGTGTTGTTCATCGTGCCGAAGTACGTGCAGGACGATCCGTCGCTGGCTGGGGTGCTGAACGAATCCATGTGCAATCAGGTGGCGAATCGGTTGCGCGGCAAGAAGGTTCGCGATGTGATTCCGGAGCGGCTGACCAAGATTCCGGCGGCGCAGGCGGACGACAACACCGTCGAGGTGGCGGCGCTGATGGCCAGGTACAAATCGCCGCTGATCGCGGTGCTGGA is a genomic window containing:
- a CDS encoding CBS domain-containing protein, with the translated sequence MHAAQMAEEYPVIDLDSDAMDAARLLAEHRLPGILVTDANGAPHSVLPASQVVLFIVPKYVQDDPSLAGVLNESMCNQVANRLRGKKVRDVIPERLTKIPAAQADDNTVEVAALMARYKSPLIAVLDGKRLIGVITASRLLEVALNN